The genomic region ACGCCTGAAACTCGACTGCCGGACCAAGCGCTCACGTCTTGCCAGCAAGAATGTCCCGCGATCATCAATGCCACCTCAGTAACACAGCGATCTCAGACTTTTTGAACGATCACGTTACGCTGCAATCGATCCAAGCCTCATCTTCCTCTGTACGGGTTGCACAGTCGGCAAGCTACCTTTGAGGTGCATGGTGGCGACTATGAGGATTTATCGTGGCGCCAGTTTGAGTAGCGGTCTCCTCACCACCTGCAACAGTGGCGGGAGTCTCGCCGTTCATGGAGATGAGAACAGTGTGCAGATTAATCCAGCGCGACACGGGCCCATACTCCGGCTATTCCATCGAGATTACCAGTGAAAGCGCGCGTCGTGACTATCATATTGAAGTAGAGAACGTTGTAGCCACAAAGAGCAATTCCGTGCCACAGCAGCAGTACCTATTCTGAATGACAGCAAGGCGCTACCATTGACAGTGTCGTAATCATATTCGCAGACCTAATCAATCATTCCATCACATGTCTATGTCGAGGCGTCTCTTGATGATCATGCGAAGCTTGCAGTCACAAAGGCGAGCTTGATGGCGAAGACGATATCACAATTTTATCACATTGAGACGCGCTGTTGGGGTCAAAATCACTGAAGCGGCAGACATCTCTGAAGGGAAATAGACCAATAATGCTTTTGTACCTGAGGTCGGAATATTACACTGTGAGAACCATAATGAGTTCCGCCGCAGGCTCCTCCCGCCGTAATCTTGGGACTGAATATTCTCATGATGCTTGCTGGAACGCTTGATAGATGTTTTGGGTTGTCGTAGGTGTGTGATGACTTACATACTGCCGAATGTCTTCGTCAGTCGCAGTGTCGCAGTAGGCTGTCGATGTTGTGTCCGGCTGGCGGAGGCGGCCCTGTCGGAGCTATCAACAAAGGCGGTCCGGAAGGATTGTCTTAAAGGTACTCGTCCTCGCTGAACCCATCGTTGTACCCGTCATCACTATGACCGATCTGCCCGTGCAACTCCTTGACTCCAGAAGCATTGGCACTAAGCTCCTGCTGTGGCTTTTTCGGCTTGTCAGCACATACTTGATTGGCTGATGCTTGTGGGTGACCAACAGTAGTCTCTGATGCGTCAAGTCTGTCATGATCGTCTGGCACGGATCGTCTGCGAATCACAAGGGAAGCACTCTCCATGTCCTCAGCCACTTCCGCAACACCGACGACACAAAGGCATCCTGTCGCATTTTCTCGACTGCGAAAGTACTCTTCGATCCTGCCACGTGTCAAAGACACATATGGCTGGCAGCGGTAGACAGCAAGTCGAGCGATCTCCGTCTGCTTGCTATCACGAAGGACCAGGTCGATGTCCGCGATGTGCAGCTGCCAGTTCTTGAGTCGATAAGCTTGTCTGATGCTGTTCCGCCAGCGCTCCTGCGATCCATCGGCATGTGGCGGGCCCAGTACCCAATCGTCAGGAGGCTCGAATCGGTGGTTCGACTGTAGCATCGCATTGTCGTCGATGTCCTCGTCTATTTCGATGATGTCTCGGAGATAGCTCTGGAAATCCTCCGGTTTGCGATGTCGGGGAGAACTTGACGTGCTTGTTAGCAACGCTGCCTTCACATGGCGATCGTATTCCTTGGTTGGATCACACCACGATCATAGGGATCGTGTCACGATGGCTATCGATGAGTACCAGAAAGGCACTTCGTGTGTTGATTTGTGTGAGGTGTCAGACCTCTCAGCCGGCGGAATGTTCCTCCATCCCCGATGCCTGCAGTTTGAATCAATGTTCCTTCCTGGACGCCTTCATGTTCTCCGTTCTCCTTCAACTCGTCATTCTTGCGACACACATGCAACATCAGAACACTGACATCATTGACCAGACGTCGACGCGGTCAAGCTTCACCTCTGAACGTGCTTTCGCGCGAGATGGTCATGCTTCACTTGGTCCAATGAGATTCCCAAACGTCACAGCTTCCTCTCGCTGCTCAGATGTAGGCGTACCCAGGTACATGTAGGCTTATGTTATTGACCATTCGCCTCACTACTGCTTCACAAGCACAGCTGTCCAACTCACTTTAGCAAACATAATCACACCCCCTACACTTGGAAGGACCAGCATCGGCACCAAAAGTAGCAGATCGAGCATCATACTCCAACATCAACCCACTCCTACCCGCAAACATGTCGTCCACCGCTCCAGGCGAGCAGTTCGAGGTCCGCCAGACCACCGCGACCGAGGACATGCACCCAGACCCCTCCAAGAGCATCCCGCTCTCACCACAGAGACAAGCTCTCATCGACGACATCATCGCCCTCTACTCCTGCGAGCCAACCATCAAGCGTGTCGAGCGCTACACAGCCGACTGTGTCTACGACGATCAGTTCGTCTACGCCAACGACCGCTACAAGATGGCAGGTCAATGGTTTGCTCTACCAAAGCTCTTCAAGGCCAGCAAGAACGAAGGATACGAGATCATCAAGAACGAGCAGAATCTGATCCAGTTCAAGAATGAGCAATCATGGACGTTCAAGATCATCCCAAAGACTGCGACAATCAATGCCCTCGTGTCGTTGAGCTTGCATCCTGCCACCGTGGACAGCGACTTCATTCAAGTCAAGTACCACAAGGACCAGGCAAATGACAAGGACTACAGCCATGAGGGCGTAGGATTCAGCTTCAAGAAGTGGCAGGCGGATAATGTCATGAAGCACATGGACAGCGAGGAAGTGAAGTACTTTGAGAAGGATAAGCGTGCCGCGAAGGAGGAAGTAAGGAAGTATGGTACAGGTGATGAGAAGGGTGATGCTCCAAGGAAGGACTTGTAGGGGCATGGCGTTGCTTTGTGTACGATCATTAATCAACAAGGGATGGATCACAGTATATTCTGATCAGCCCAGCATAACGACAACTGCTGGAACGATCAAGCATGAGCCGACAGCCCTGTCTTCACAGTCCACGGCACCAATACACACCGTCCTCGCACCCGTAGTGGCCAGCATGCGAATATCTCACCACCTGCAGTCGCCGTTTTCTGTCACATGATCGCAAAATCGAACGGAATGGATACTGCCATACATGGTTGGCTCATGTGGGCAGGAGCTCATCTCAGATCCTAGTCCGCTATGCTTCAGCCCTGTCAAAAGCGTCTGTGCTGCAATCCAACTTAGACTTCACTCTCCGAAGTCGAGGCGCACACATCCCGCCAACACCGCCAAACCAGCACCGAGACGTTCTTTGTTCAGCGTTCGCCGGACAAACGGCCACCTCTGCAGTTTTTTTTGCGCTGGTCTCGCGGATGTCGGTCCATGTCAACACCCACGAGCTGCACTCTGGATCTCTCCACATTCTCGTATCTCAGGTGGCCGCTCCAGCCTCACGTGTGGCCGAAGATGCAGGTACGAATGCCTCGGAGGCCTCACGGACTTACACTCTGCATTCTTTGTCGGAACGAGTGCGATAATATCCTCGAAAGAGACTGTCCAACAGCAATATCGGCATGTCGACATGTTCAATTGGCATCTGTCAAATGCAATTCGTCCAACAACCCATTACAAGCAAAAGGTTGAACCACCACTGACTTTGGCATGGCCTCGATGGTCTAGACGAGCATATGTTCTAGGTTACTCCTCCAACATTTCCTCCCCACTGTACTGCTAGCACATCACCTCCCTCTCCCTTCCTCAAGCAACTCTCACACGAAACCTTCCCATCAGGTTCAACAATGGGTCCACTCTCTTACGCTTCCCTTATCACCGCCGCTGCGGTCGGCACCTCTGCTCTCGCAGTGCCAGCACCAGCCGCCAACCTGGTTCGGGACCTTGCCACCTTCGTGAAGTTCGCCGAGACCGTGACTGTCGACCCAAACAGCACAGTATCTGACTGGTAAGCAATTCCTAGGGAATGATACAGTTGCCCCTGAGCAAGCAGTGTCTCGACGCTGCTTGAGGGTCTCATACGCATGACGGTGCGCACGACAGCAAGCCGCTATATGCTTGTGAAGAGAGACTGCTAGCTCTGCTGCGACTGTACCGCTTCTATACTTTCCCTTCGATACGATGTACTGACTCCTTAATCTTTCAGGTTCGGCGTAGACCTCGTCACCAATGCCCTCGGAGTCTGCAACATCACCGGTCTAACATGAGCCGAAACACCTGAAGGCTACGAAGCCGTTGCTGGTATTGGCCTCAACGGGGCCGGTCTTGGCGAGAACTTGAAACTGGAAGGGTTTATGAGCGAGCTTCTGGACATCACCTTCTTCCACGCCAACTCCAACGGCTTCACGGGCAGTATTCCAGACGTCTCAAGGCTGATGTGCCTCTACGAGATTGATCTGAGCAACAACTTTCTCTCCGGCGAGTTCCCAACAACAGTCTTGGACGCACCACTTACCTTCCTCGACCTCCGCTTCAACAAGCTCGAAGGCGAGCTTCCCAAGGAGCTCTTCACTAAGACCGACATGGATGTCATTTTCCTCAACAATAACCTCCTCTCCGGCGAGATCCCACCGACCGGCAACATATCGACTCTCTACATCACTTTGGCCAACAACGAGTTTACTGGCAAGATCCCCGCGGATCTTGCGAACAACAAGGGCCTGAAGGAGATTCTTCTGTTGGGTAACCAGCTTGAGGACAACGTTCCAGAGGAGCTTTGCGCTCTTGATCTGGATGTGCTGGATGTGTCTGACAACATCAAGCTCAGTGGCAAGTTGGGACCTAAGTGCAAGAAGTTGGTGGACAGTGGTGTCTTGAACATCAATGGCACTGCTCTTGAGGTGTAGAGGGTGTGCGACATTCTGGGTGACCGATAGCCATATGCGAGCGATGGCGTTGATAGTGCTGGGTGCTCGGCAAACTGGCGGCGCTTTTCATGTACATACTTCCAAGACACATCTTTGATGTCCGTGTCCACCGCGCCGCCAGATCTAATGACACTTTTCGATGGTTTGCATGTGCTCTTCTCAAAATCTTCACGTCTGACTCACCGAGTGTTTGCACATGCCAGTGAGAGTCAGTATGAAGCCGCCACTATCAGCCGTCAATACCTTCGAGACGGTCAACAACAATGCTTTAGCTCCGCATTCAATGCATAGTCCTCACGCGTCCTGGAGCACAGCATATCACAATCCGTATCATGGACAACTCACCACTTAACCGCTTTCCAGCGAGGGTCCGCACCAGAATCTACAAGCTTGCGCTGGTCGACCAGAAGGATATCCACATCAACCTTCTCGACGACTCGGCGAAGGCGAAGGCAAATGTTATGCCAATCAAGGTGAGAATGTGCAATGTCCATAATATCGCCCGAGGTCTCGGCCGATATGTGTTGGCCTCATACCTGGTGCGGTGGAAAGTGCTGATGGGGTATTCCCTCCCAGATCCCCAAACGTGTTAGGCGCGGACCAGTCGGTCCACTTCAAGGACTTCCGCAGACATGCAAGGCGCTCCGGCAGGAGACACACAAGATGTGTCTCGCTGAGAACAAGCTCATCTGCTATACACACCACCTCGAGAGAACGGCTTCTGGCTTAGCAGCCGATCAGGAGGGGGGCCGCATCTACTACCACCAAGTCCTGGCACTGACTGGGCTGGAAGAGGCGCCTCAGCAAAGTTGCCCTTTTTACAAGGATACATGATGCTGCGCAGACTGATCGGCGATCTCAAAGAGTTCGAGGTAGGAGAGCGAGAGAACCTAGGAAGTTCACAACCGTGAGGATATTTTCCAGGATAGCAAGATGTACTCCACGACCTTGCGGTCTCCGGTCTGCTGGGTTCCCAGTCTCGCTAGCAAAGCAAGTTCAAGACCATGGGCTCGGCTGCCACTTGGTACGCTGACAGAAAAAGGCGCATTCTTCGATATGCAGCTTACTGTCAGATTCGTGATAGGAAGCTCAAGGAAGTGCACGCAAGGTCGTGGAGACC from Fulvia fulva chromosome 2, complete sequence harbors:
- a CDS encoding Leucine-rich repeat extensin-like protein 3; translation: MGPLSYASLITAAAVGTSALAVPAPAANLVRDLATFVKFAETVTVDPNSTVSDWFGVDLVTNALGVCNITGYEAVAGIGLNGAGLGENLKLEGFMSELLDITFFHANSNGFTGSIPDVSRLMCLYEIDLSNNFLSGEFPTTVLDAPLTFLDLRFNKLEGELPKELFTKTDMDVIFLNNNLLSGEIPPTGNISTLYITLANNEFTGKIPADLANNKGLKEILLLGNQLEDNVPEELCALDLDVLDVSDNIKLSGKLGPKCKKLVDSGVLNINGTALEV